One part of the Parambassis ranga chromosome 8, fParRan2.1, whole genome shotgun sequence genome encodes these proteins:
- the ndufab1b gene encoding NADH:ubiquinone oxidoreductase subunit AB1b yields the protein MAARVLQQCVRSFARPTLRLCSSNLVVRAAAAPSAALHRPLSSVADTGRTRWLGQNRTPPLTVLCRQYGDLPPLTLENIKDRVMYVLKLYDKISPEKLQTTSHFMKDLGLDSLDQVEIIMAMEDEFGFEIPDAEAEKLMTPDEIVQYVADKKDVYE from the exons ATGGCGGCCCGTGTCCTGCAGCAGTGCGTCCGCTCCTTCGCGCGGCCCACACTGAGGCTTTGCTCCAGTAACCTTGTAGTCAGAGCCGCTGCCGCTCCGTCAGCTGCCCTCCACCGACCGCTGTCCTCTGTCGCAGACACTGGAAGGACGCGGTGGCTCGGACAAAACCGG acaCCCCCTCTGACTGTACTGTGCAGACAGTATGGCGACCTGCCGCCCCTCACCTTAGAAAACATTAAAGACCGCGTCATGTATGTCCTGAAGCTCTACGACAAGATCAGCCCAGAGAAG CTGCAGACCACCTCTCACTTCATGAAGGATCTGGGTCTGGACAGTTTGGACCAGGTGGAGATCATCATGGCCATGGAGGACGAGTTTG GTTTTGAGATCCCGGATGCAGAGGCAGAGAAGCTGATGACTCCTGATGAGATTGTACAGTACGTCGCAGACAAGAAGGACGTGTATGAATAA
- the dctn5 gene encoding dynactin subunit 5: MELSEILYNKAEYIETASGNKVSRQSVLCGSQNIVLNGKTIVMNDCIIRGDLANVRVGRHCVVKSRSVIRPPFKKFSKGVAFFPLHIGDHVFIEEDCVVNAAQIGSYVHIGKNCVIGRRCVLKDCCKILDNTVLPPETVVPPFTVFSGCPGLFSGELPECTQDMMIDVTKSYYQKFMPLSQI, encoded by the exons ATGGAGCTGTCCGAGATATTGTACAACAAAGCGGAGTACATTGAGACG GCTTCCGGGAACAAAGTGAGCCGACAGTCGGTGCTGTGTGGGAGTCAGAACATCGTCCTGAACGGAAAG ACCATCGTGATGAATGACTGCATCATCAGAGGGGACCTGGCTAACGTCCGGGTTGGCAGACACTGTGTGGTGAAGAGCAGGAGCGTCATCAGACCTCCGTTCAAGAAGTTCAGCAAAGG CGTGGCATTCTTCCCGCTGCACATTGGAGACCATGTCTTCATCGAGGAAGACTGTGTGGTGAACGCAGCTCAGATCGGCTCCTACGTCCACATCGGCAAGAACTGTGTTATA gGTCGCCGGTGTGTGCTGAAGGACTGCTGTAAGATCTTAGACAACACTGTGCTTCCTCCCGAGACAGTGGTGCCACCTTTTACCGTCTTCTCTGGATGCCCAg gtctGTTTTCAGGTGAGCTACCAGAGTGCACACAGGACATGATGATCGACGTGACAAAGAGCTACTACCAGAAGTTTATGCCTCTCAGTCAGATCTGA
- the hapstr1a gene encoding HUWE1-associated protein modifying stress responses 1, producing the protein MEEKKEDGDSEIQEHGPEHWFSKWERQCLAEAEQRELSEEEADNDQDKLWHLFQNSATAVAQLYKDRVCHQQGLSLWVPFQNAATAVTNLYKESVEAHQRSFDRGIQIGHQRRNKDMLAWVKKRRRTIRREDLISFLCGKAPPHRSSRANTRLAMVAPSRANSPAETGSSVEADLQPFREAIALHGLSGAMASISVRSGAPGSPTHVSGSSSNGGGASGGSSSGSGPVCRSRRNGLQDVDLNTFISEEMALHLDSTGSASAGGGGARKRNSTQCSDVITDSPTHKRNRMI; encoded by the exons atggaggagaagaaggaagacGGAGACTCGGAGATACAGGAACACGGACCCGAGCACTGGTTCTCAAAATGGGAGCGGCAGTGTTTGGCCGAAGCggagcagagggagctgagCGAGGAGGAGGCCGACAACGACCAGGATAAACTGTGGCATCTCTTCCAGAACTCCGCCACTGCTGTGGCTCAGTTGTACAAAG ACAGAGTATGCCATCAGCAGGGCCTGTCACTGTGGGTGCCATTTCAGAACGCTGCTACAGCCGTCACCAACCTTTACAAAG AGAGTGTGGAGGCCCACCAGAGAAGCTTTGATCGGGGCATCCAGATCGGACATCAGCGTCGTAATAAG GACATGTTGGCCTGGGTGAAAAAGCGTCGAAGAACCATTCGTCGGGAAGATCTCATCAGCTTTCTATGTGGAAAGGCACCACCACACAGGAGTAGCAGGGCCAACACTCGGCTGGCCATGGTGGCCCCGAGTCGGGCTAATTCGCCAGCTGAGACCGGCTCCTCTGTGGAAGCAGACCTGCAGCCCTTCAGGGAGGCCATAGCACTGCATG gTCTGAGCGGTGCCATGGCGAGCATCAGTGTCCGCTCCGGTGCTCCAGGTTCTCCAACACACGTGAGCGGGAGCAGCAGTAATGGAGGCGGAGCAAGCGGAGGCAGTTCCTCTGGCTCTGGGCCGGTGTGCCGCAGCAGGCGTAATGGGCTGCAGGATGTCGATCTGAACACTTTTATTTCAGAGGAGATGGCTCTACATCTGGACTCTACAGGCTCTGCCTCTGCTGGTGGGGGAGGGGCCAGGAAACGAAACTCCACCCagtgcagtgatgtcatcacagactCCCCCACGCACAAACGCAACAGGATGATCTGA